One window of Candidatus Microthrix subdominans genomic DNA carries:
- a CDS encoding class I SAM-dependent RNA methyltransferase, giving the protein MEQIELRVERPVAGGMGLARRDDGRVVLVDGGLPGELVRVTLSEEQHTTFGEVTEVLEANPERVEVAHCPHVADGCGGCDHADAQPALLRRMKAEVLADAIRRLGKIDAPEIQPGPDLPTADFRTTLRLGVTDGRAGLFELGTHELVPLSVCVVAHPLLEQIVTESDFGPATEVMARVGAATGEALVMVTPNATGVSVPIDNVRVVGLDELERNRAWIHEEVAGRRFRISAQSFFQTRRDGAEALVQLVADGLGPMSAGDRLVDAYAGVGLFGATLADRTPGLRVTAVESARSSVADAKVNLAGAAETGQARVIASTMAKWRPSKADAVVADPPRAGLGKQGVGKVEATGAGRVVLISCDAASAGRDAGLLVRRGFSLDSVTLVDLFPHTHHTESVAVFSR; this is encoded by the coding sequence GTGGAACAGATCGAGTTGCGGGTAGAACGACCGGTGGCCGGCGGTATGGGACTGGCCCGTCGAGATGACGGCCGGGTGGTGCTCGTCGACGGCGGCCTGCCCGGAGAGCTGGTACGGGTGACGCTCAGCGAGGAGCAGCACACCACGTTTGGCGAGGTGACCGAGGTGCTCGAAGCCAACCCCGAGCGGGTCGAGGTGGCGCATTGCCCCCACGTCGCCGACGGATGCGGTGGCTGCGATCACGCCGATGCCCAGCCTGCCCTGCTTCGACGCATGAAGGCCGAGGTGCTCGCCGATGCCATCCGTCGCCTGGGCAAGATCGACGCGCCGGAGATCCAGCCCGGGCCCGATCTGCCCACCGCTGACTTCCGGACCACCCTGCGCTTGGGGGTGACCGACGGCCGGGCCGGGCTGTTCGAGCTGGGCACCCACGAGCTGGTGCCGCTGTCGGTGTGCGTTGTGGCCCATCCGTTGTTGGAGCAGATCGTGACCGAGAGCGACTTTGGACCGGCCACCGAGGTGATGGCTCGGGTCGGTGCGGCCACCGGCGAGGCGCTCGTGATGGTGACGCCGAACGCCACCGGGGTGTCGGTGCCGATCGACAACGTGCGGGTGGTGGGTCTCGACGAGCTGGAACGGAACCGGGCGTGGATCCACGAGGAGGTCGCCGGGCGACGTTTTCGTATCTCGGCCCAATCGTTCTTTCAGACCCGCCGTGACGGGGCTGAGGCGTTGGTGCAGCTGGTCGCCGATGGCCTGGGTCCGATGTCGGCCGGCGATCGGTTGGTCGACGCCTACGCCGGTGTGGGCCTCTTTGGTGCAACGCTGGCCGATCGGACGCCCGGTCTCAGGGTGACTGCGGTCGAATCGGCCCGGTCGTCGGTCGCCGACGCCAAGGTCAACCTCGCAGGTGCCGCCGAGACGGGACAGGCGCGGGTGATTGCCTCCACGATGGCCAAGTGGCGCCCCTCCAAGGCCGACGCCGTCGTGGCCGACCCGCCCCGCGCCGGCCTGGGCAAGCAGGGCGTCGGCAAGGTCGAGGCCACCGGGGCCGGACGGGTGGTGTTGATCAGCTGCGACGCTGCCTCTGCCGGGCGCGACGCCGGTCTGCTCGTCAGGCGGGGCTTCAGCCTCGACTCGGTCACCCTGGTCGACCTGTTCCCCCACACCCACCACACCGAGTCGGTGGCGGTGTTCTCCAGATAG